The sequence CCACCCCAGGGAGCTGACCGTGTACGAGGGCGACATCGCCTCCGTGCTCATCACCGAGGAGCAGATCAAGGACAAGGTCGCCGAGCTGGCCGAGAAGGTCGCGGCCGACTACCCGACAGAGAAGATGCCGACCGATCTCGTGCTCGTCGGTGTGCTGAAGGGTGCGGTCATGTTCATGACCGACTTCGCTCGTGCGTTGCCGGTTCCGGCGCAGCTGGAGTTCATGGCGGTGTCGTCGTACGGGTCGGCGACGTCGTCCTCGGGTGTCGTGCGGATTCTGAAGGATCTCGATCGCGACATCGCGGGACGCGACGTGCTGATCGTCGAGGACATCGTCGATTCGGGCCTGACGCTGTCCTGGTTGCTGAAGAACCTCGCCAGCCGCAACCCCGCATCCCTGAACGTGTGCTCGCTGCTGCGCAAGAGGGAGGCCGTGAAGGTGGATGTACCGGTGCGTTACGTCGGGTTCGACATCCCGAACGAGTTCGTCGTCGGTTACGGCCTCGACTACGCGGAGCGCTACCGGGACCTTCCGTTCATCGGAACGCTCGACCCTCGCGTCTACTCGTCGTAACGGTCCGGCGTCGCGCACGGATACTTTCTGCGAAAAAGGAACCCGAATAGGCGAGAACTCGTCCTAGGGGTACCTCGAGTGCGTTAACCTTAGCGAAGATCGCAGGTGCTGAGCCGAGTCGGGCTGTGCTGGGGACAGGAGAGCGAACACATGCCGAACAGCAGCTATGCGGACGCCGCCGCGTTTCGGGACGCTGCGGCCAACGGGCAGGTCGGGATCGATCCGGACGCTGCGCAGGCCGTCCTGAACAAGATCCGTTCCGGAAAGGACGCCGTCGCGGCCCTGCTCGACAACACCGGTTTCCTCGCGGTGTCGCCGAAACTGGGGGCCAATCCGGTCGGCGAGGCGATCGCCACCAAGTTCGCCGAGCGCGCGGCGGGAATGAACGACTCCTACGCGCAGGCGCTGCGGAATCTGTACACGCAGTACGACGAAGCGGAGCACGCAATTCTCGAGGCGATGAGCCGCTACGACGACTTCGACACGACCACCGCCCAGTCCTTGACCGGCCGGCTGTAAATCTGTAGGGGGAAACGGAAGACATGTACTCGGACAGAAACGCCTCCGGCGAGCCCACCACGAGAACGGGCAGCGGGTACGACATGGGCTCTGTCCCCGCTGATGTCAACACCGTCCTGCACGAGGAGAGCGCCGAGGTCGCCGATCTCGTCGAGCGTGCGAGGAGTCGTGCGGACGGCTTCCAGTACGGCGACGACAGGGCGATCGGTTCGCGGCCGAACTGGGCGGCGAGGAACAGCGAGCAGCTGTACGCGTACGCGACGGTCAACAACGAGCCAGGTACGGCAGAGGAACTCGGCCAAACCTGGGGCAGCCACAGCAGTGAGCTTTCCAAGATCGCGGACGACCTTTACAACGCCATCAAGGAACTCGGCGCGGCGTGGGTCGGCCAGGGCGCGGGCGCCGCTCAGGGTGCGCTCGTCGGCATCGCCAACTCCAGCTCGCAGGCGTCCGAGGCGGCGAAGACCATGCAGGACCGCCTCGGACAGCAGGCGTCTGCCGCGGCCAAGCTGAAGACGATGCCGCAGCCGAAGGAGTTCGACCCGGGCGCGGAGACGGCGGCCATGCTCGCCGGTGGTCCCGCCGCGATGGTCAAGGACATGAAGGAGCAGCACGACGCGGCGCAGGCGGTCAAGGCGCAGCAGATCGCGTTCCTCGACGCCTACACCGAGGAACTGTCGCAGATCGACGGCACGACCCCGAGCTTCGGGCCGGAGTCGCTGGGGTTGAAGCCGTTGAGCAGCGGCGTCGCCGCGGAGGCGGGCAGGCTCGGCGCGGTGGGCACCTTCACGCTCTCCGGTGTC comes from Saccharomonospora xinjiangensis XJ-54 and encodes:
- the hpt gene encoding hypoxanthine phosphoribosyltransferase; translation: MYEGDIASVLITEEQIKDKVAELAEKVAADYPTEKMPTDLVLVGVLKGAVMFMTDFARALPVPAQLEFMAVSSYGSATSSSGVVRILKDLDRDIAGRDVLIVEDIVDSGLTLSWLLKNLASRNPASLNVCSLLRKREAVKVDVPVRYVGFDIPNEFVVGYGLDYAERYRDLPFIGTLDPRVYSS